The Camelus bactrianus isolate YW-2024 breed Bactrian camel chromosome 12, ASM4877302v1, whole genome shotgun sequence genome includes a window with the following:
- the TNS2 gene encoding tensin-2 isoform X3, whose translation MFPGGRQEARRGGCSMCWEGGLLSSPWALGQLLRKEGRAARAMKPRKAEPHSFREKVFRKKPPVCAVCKVTIDGTGISCRVCKVATHRKCEAKVTSSCQSLPPAELRRNTAPVRRIEHLGSTKSLNHSKQRSTLPRSFSLDPLMERRWDLDLTYVTERILAAAFPARPDEQRHRGHLRELAHVLQSKHLDKYLLFNLSEKRHDLTRLNPKPQFHPCTRQVQDFGWPELHAPPLDKLCSICKAMETWLSADPQHVVVLYCKGSKGKLGVIVSAYMHYSKISAGADQALATLTMRKFCEDKVAAELQPSQRRYISYFSGLLSGSIRMNSSPLFLHYVLVPMLPAFEPGTGFQPFLKIYQSMQLVYTSGIYHVAGPGPQQLCISLEPALLLKGDVMVTCYHKASRGTDRTLVFRVQFHTCTIHGPRLAFPKDQLDEAWTDERFPFQASVEFVFSSSPEKIKGSTPRNDPSVSVDYNTAEPAVRWDSYENFNQHHEDSVDDSPTHTLGPLDGSPYAQVQRAPRQALPAPSPEPPPPPLLSVSSDSGHSSTLTTEPATESPGRPPPTAAERQELDRLLGGCGVASGGRGAGRETAILDDEEQPPAGGGPHLGMYAGHRPGLSRHCSCRQGYREPCGVPNGGYYRPEGTLERRRLAYAGYEGPPQGYAEASVEKRRLCRSLSEGPYPYPPELGKPANGDFGYRSPGYREVVILEDPGLPALCSCPACEEKLAVPTAALYGLRLEREAGEGWATEAGKPLLHPVRPGHPLPLLVPACGHHHAPMPDYSCLKPPKAGEEGHEGCSYTMCPEGRYGHPGYPALVTYGYGGAVPSYCPAYGRVPHSCGSPGEGRGYPSSGAHSPRAGSISPGSPPYPQSRKLSYEIPAEEGGNRYPLPGHLAPAGPLASAESPEPVSWREGPSGHSTLPRSPRDAQGSASSELSGPSTPLHTSSPVQGKESTRRQDTRSPTLAPTQRLSPGEAVPSVSQGGAEKAPELPARSGPEPPAPGPFSPASPPSSPNDWPQEKSPGCHSDSASPRGSVPTTLPGLRHAPWQGLRDPPDSPDGSPLTPVPTQMPWLVASPEPPQSSPTPAFPLAASYDINGPTQPPLPEKRHLLGPGQQPGPWGPEQASPPARGTSHHVTFAPLLLDNAPQPPEPPMQESQSNVKFVQDTSKFWYKPHLSRDQAIALLKDKDPGAFLIRDSHSFQGAYGLALKVATPPPSAQPWKGDPLEQLVRHFLIETGPKGVKIKGCPSEPYFGSLSALVSQHSISPLSLPCCLRIPSKDPLEEAPEAPVPSNMSTAADLLRQGAACSVLYLTSVETESLTGPQAVARASSAALSCSPRPTPAVVHFKVSAQGITLTDNQRKLFFRRHYPVNSITFSSTDPQDRRWTNPDGTTSKIFGFVAKKPGSPWENVCHLFAELDPDQPAGAIVTFITKVLLGQRK comes from the exons ATGttcccaggagggaggcaggaggcccgcAGAGGCGGGTGTAGTATGTGTTGGGAGGGGGGCCTCCTGTCCAGTCCTTGGGCCCTGGGACAGCTGCTGAGGAAGGAGGGCCGAGCTGCGAGAGCCATGAAG cctagGAAAGCTGAGCCACACAGCTTCCGGGAGAAGGTCTTCCGGAAGAAACCGCCAGTCTGTGCAGTTTGTAAGGTGACCATCGATGGGACAGGCATCTCATGCCGAG TCTGCAAGGTGGCAACACACAGAAAATGTGAAGCAAAG GTGACTTCGTCCTGTCAGTCCTTGCCTCCCGCGGAGCTG CGGAGAAACACGGCCCCTGTGAGGCGCATAGAGCACCTG GGATCTACCAAGTCTTTGAACCATTCAAAGCAGCGCAGCACTCTGCCCAG GAGCTTCAGCCTGGACCCGCTCATGGAGCGTCGCTGGGACTTGGACCTCACCTACGTGACAGAACGGATCCTGGCCGCCGCTTTCCCCGCGCGGCCGGATGAGCAGCGACACCGGGGCCACCTGCGCGAGCTGGCTCACGTGCTGCAATCCAAACACCTCGACAAGTACCTG CTCTTCAACCTTTCAGAGAAAAGACATGACCTGACCCGCCTAAACCCCAAG CCCCAGTTCCACCCCTGCACCCGTCAGGTCCAGGACTTCGGCTGGCCTGAGCTGCATGCGCCCCCGCTGGACAAGCTGTGCTCCATCTGCAAAGCCATGGAGACGTGGCTCAGCGCCGACCCGCAGCATGTAGTCGTACTGTACTGCAAG GGGAGCAAGGGCAAGCTTGGCGTCATCGTCTCTGCCTATATGCACTACAGCAAGATCTCTGCAGG GGCGGACCAGGCGCTGGCTACTCTTACCATGCGGAAGTTCTGTGAGGACAAGGTGGCCGCGGAGCTGCAGCCCTCCCAGCGCCG GTACATCAGCTACTTCAGTGGTCTGCTGTCCGGCTCCATCAGAATGAACAGCAGCCCTCTCTTCCTGCACTATGTGCTCGTGCCCATGCTGCCAGCCTTTGAACCTGGCACAG GCTTCCAGCCCTTCCTGAAGATCTACCAGTCCATGCAGCTTGTCTACACATCAGGAATCTA tcACGTTGCAGGCCCAGGTCCCCAGCAGCTTTGCATTAGCCTGGAGCCAGCCCTCCTCCTGAAAGGCGATGTCATG GTGACATGCTATCACAAGGCTAGCCGGGGGACAGACCGGACCCTTGTGTTCCGAGTCCAGTTCCACACATGCACCATCCATGGACCACGGCTCGCCTTCCCCAAGGATCAGCTGGACGAGGCCTGGACTG ACGAGAGGTTCCCCTTCCAAGCATCCGTGGAGTTTGTCTTCTCCTCCAGCCCAGAGAAGATCAAAG GCAGCACCCCACGGAATGACCCTTCAGTCTCTGTTGACTACAACACTGCGGAGCCCGCTGTGCGCTGGGACTCCTATGAGAACTTCAACCAGCACCATGAGGACAGCGTGGACG ACTCCCCCACCCATACCCTGGGACCCCTGGATGGCAGTCCATATGCCCAGGTGCAGCGGGCCCCCCGCCAGGCTCTGCCGGCGCCCTCTCCGGAACCACCTCCACCCCCGCTGCTCTCTGTCAGCAGCGACTCTGGCCACTCATCCACGCTGACCACGGAGCCGGCCACCGAGTCCCCTGGCCGGCCGCCCCCGACGGCTGCTGAACGGCAGGAGCTCGATCGCCTCCTGGGAGGCTGCGGAGTGGCCAGTGGGGGCCGGGGAGCTGGGCGCGAGACGGCCATCCTCGATGACGAAGAGCAGCCCCCCGCGGGTGGAGGCCCCCACCTCGGAATGTACGCAGGCCACAGACCTGGCCTTAGCCGCCACTGCTCCTGCCGCCAGGGCTACCGGGAACCCTGCGGGGTCCCCAATGGGGGCTACTATCGGCCAGAGGGAACCCTGGAGAGGCGGCGGCTGGCCTATGCAGGCTATGAGGGCCCCCCCCAGGGCTATGCTGAGGCCTCCGTGGAGAAGAGGCGCCTCTGCCGATCGCTGTCCGAGGGGCCCTACCCCTACCCACCTGAGCTGGGGAAACCAGCCAACGGGGACTTTGGCTACCGCTCCCCAGGCTACCGGGAGGTGGTGATCCTGGAGGACCCCGGGCTGCCTGCCCTGTGCTCATGCCCCGCTTGCGAGGAGAAGCTGGCAGTGCCCACAGCAGCCCTCTATGGGCTGCGGCTGGAGAGGGAGGCCGGAGAGGGGTGGGCGACTGAGGCTGGCAAGCCTCTCTTACACCCGGTGCGGCCTGGGCACCCGCTGCCCCTGCTGGTGCCTGCCTGCGGGCATCACCATGCCCCGATGCCTGACTACAGCTGCCTGAAGCCACCCAAAGCAGGCGAGGAAGGGCATGAGGGCTGCTCCTACACCATGTGCCCTGAAGGCAGGTATGGGCATCCAGGGTACCCTGCCCTGGTGACATACGGCTATGGAGGAGCAGTTCCCAGTTACTGCCCGGCCTACGGCCGGGTGCCTCACAGCTGCGGGTCTCCAGGCGAGGGCAGAGGGTATCCCAGCTCCGGTGCCCACTCCCCACGGGCTGGCTCCATTTCCCCGGGCAGCCCGCCCTACCCCCAATCCAGGAAGCTGAGCTACGAGATccctgcagaggagggagggaacaggtATCCGCTGCCCGGGCACCTGGCCCCAGCAGGACCCTTGGCATCTGCAG AGTCGCCTGAGCCAGTGTCCTGGAGGGAGGGCCCCAGCGGACACAGCACCCTGCCTCGGTCTCCCCGAGATGCCCAGGGCAGTGCCTCTTCTGAGTTGTCTGGTCCCTCCACGCCCCTGCACACCAGCAGCCCAGTCCAGGGCAAGGAGAG CACCCGACGGCAGGACACCCGGTCCCCGACCTTGGCGCCCACTCAGAGACTGAGTCCTGGTGAGGCTGTGCCATCTGTTTCCCAGGGAGGCGCTGAAAAGGCTCCAGAGCTGCCGGCAAGAAGTGGGCCTGAgcctccagcccctggcccctTCTCGCCAGCCTCCCCACCCAGCTCACCCAATGACTGGCCTCAAGAGAAAAGCCCAGGGTGCCACTCGGACAGTGCCAGTCCAAGGGGCTCTGTGCCCACCACACTGCCCGGCCTCCGCCATGCCCCTTGGCAGGGACTTCGAGACCCCCCAGACAGCCCGGATGGGTCCCCACTCACTCCTGTGCCTACCCAGATGCCCTGGCTTGTGGCCAGCCCAGAGCCACCTCAGAGCTCACCTACACCTGCCTTCCCACTGGCTGCATCTTATGACATCAatggccccacccagcccccacttCCCGAGAAACGCCACCTGTTGGGGCCTGGGCAACAGCCAGGAccctggggcccagagcaggcaTCACCACCAGCCAGAGGCACCAGTCACCATGTCACCTTTGCACCTCTGCTCCTGGATaatgccccccaacccccag AGCCCCCTATGCAAGAGAGCCAGAGCAACGTCAAGTTTGTCCAGGATACGTCCAAGTTCTGGTACAAACCACACCTGTCCCGTGACCAAG CCATCGCCCTGCTGAAGGACAAGGACCCTGGGGCATTCCTGATCAGGGACAGTCATTCATTCCAAGGAGCCTACGGACTGGCTCTCAAGGTGGCTACACCCCCACCCAGCGCCCAGCCCTGGAAAG GGGATCCCTTGGAACAGCTGGTCCGCCATTTTCTCATTGAGACTGGGCCCAAGGGGGTGAAGATCAAGGGCTGCCCCAGCGAGCCCTACTTTG GCAGCCTGTCGGCCCTGGTCTCCCAGCACTCCATCTCCCCGCTGTCCCTGCCCTGCTGCCTGCGCATTCCCAGCAAAG ATCCTCTGGAGGAGGCCCCAGAGGCCCCAGTGCCCAGCAACATGAGCACAGCGGCAGACCTCCTGCGTCAGGGCGCCG CCTGCAGCGTGCTCTACCTGACCTCAGTGGAGACCGAGTCACTGACAGGCCCCCAGGCGGTGGCGCGGGCCAGCTCCGCAGCTCTGAGCTGCAGTCCCCGCCCGACACCTGCCGTTGTCCACTTCAAGGTCTCAGCCCAGGGCATCACGCTGACGGACAACCAAAGGAA GCTCTTCTTTCGCCGCCATTATCCAGTGAACAGCATCACCTTCTCCAGCACTGACCCTCAGGACCGGAG ATGGACCAACCCTGACGGGACCACCTCCAA GATCTTTGGTTTCGTGGCCAAGAAGCCAGGAAGCCCCTGGGAGAATGTGTGTCACCTCTTCGCAGAGCTTGACCCAGATCAGCCTGCAGGCGCCATCGTCACCTTCATCACCAAAGTTCTACTGGGCcagagaaaatga
- the TNS2 gene encoding tensin-2 isoform X9, whose protein sequence is MKPRKAEPHSFREKVFRKKPPVCAVCKVTIDGTGISCRVCKVATHRKCEAKVTSSCQSLPPAELRRNTAPVRRIEHLGSTKSLNHSKQRSTLPRSFSLDPLMERRWDLDLTYVTERILAAAFPARPDEQRHRGHLRELAHVLQSKHLDKYLLFNLSEKRHDLTRLNPKVQDFGWPELHAPPLDKLCSICKAMETWLSADPQHVVVLYCKGSKGKLGVIVSAYMHYSKISAGADQALATLTMRKFCEDKVAAELQPSQRRYISYFSGLLSGSIRMNSSPLFLHYVLVPMLPAFEPGTGFQPFLKIYQSMQLVYTSGIYHVAGPGPQQLCISLEPALLLKGDVMVTCYHKASRGTDRTLVFRVQFHTCTIHGPRLAFPKDQLDEAWTDERFPFQASVEFVFSSSPEKIKGSTPRNDPSVSVDYNTAEPAVRWDSYENFNQHHEDSVDDSPTHTLGPLDGSPYAQVQRAPRQALPAPSPEPPPPPLLSVSSDSGHSSTLTTEPATESPGRPPPTAAERQELDRLLGGCGVASGGRGAGRETAILDDEEQPPAGGGPHLGMYAGHRPGLSRHCSCRQGYREPCGVPNGGYYRPEGTLERRRLAYAGYEGPPQGYAEASVEKRRLCRSLSEGPYPYPPELGKPANGDFGYRSPGYREVVILEDPGLPALCSCPACEEKLAVPTAALYGLRLEREAGEGWATEAGKPLLHPVRPGHPLPLLVPACGHHHAPMPDYSCLKPPKAGEEGHEGCSYTMCPEGRYGHPGYPALVTYGYGGAVPSYCPAYGRVPHSCGSPGEGRGYPSSGAHSPRAGSISPGSPPYPQSRKLSYEIPAEEGGNRYPLPGHLAPAGPLASAESPEPVSWREGPSGHSTLPRSPRDAQGSASSELSGPSTPLHTSSPVQGKESTRRQDTRSPTLAPTQRLSPGEAVPSVSQGGAEKAPELPARSGPEPPAPGPFSPASPPSSPNDWPQEKSPGCHSDSASPRGSVPTTLPGLRHAPWQGLRDPPDSPDGSPLTPVPTQMPWLVASPEPPQSSPTPAFPLAASYDINGPTQPPLPEKRHLLGPGQQPGPWGPEQASPPARGTSHHVTFAPLLLDNAPQPPEPPMQESQSNVKFVQDTSKFWYKPHLSRDQAIALLKDKDPGAFLIRDSHSFQGAYGLALKVATPPPSAQPWKGDPLEQLVRHFLIETGPKGVKIKGCPSEPYFGSLSALVSQHSISPLSLPCCLRIPSKDPLEEAPEAPVPSNMSTAADLLRQGAACSVLYLTSVETESLTGPQAVARASSAALSCSPRPTPAVVHFKVSAQGITLTDNQRKLFFRRHYPVNSITFSSTDPQDRRWTNPDGTTSKIFGFVAKKPGSPWENVCHLFAELDPDQPAGAIVTFITKVLLGQRK, encoded by the exons ATGAAG cctagGAAAGCTGAGCCACACAGCTTCCGGGAGAAGGTCTTCCGGAAGAAACCGCCAGTCTGTGCAGTTTGTAAGGTGACCATCGATGGGACAGGCATCTCATGCCGAG TCTGCAAGGTGGCAACACACAGAAAATGTGAAGCAAAG GTGACTTCGTCCTGTCAGTCCTTGCCTCCCGCGGAGCTG CGGAGAAACACGGCCCCTGTGAGGCGCATAGAGCACCTG GGATCTACCAAGTCTTTGAACCATTCAAAGCAGCGCAGCACTCTGCCCAG GAGCTTCAGCCTGGACCCGCTCATGGAGCGTCGCTGGGACTTGGACCTCACCTACGTGACAGAACGGATCCTGGCCGCCGCTTTCCCCGCGCGGCCGGATGAGCAGCGACACCGGGGCCACCTGCGCGAGCTGGCTCACGTGCTGCAATCCAAACACCTCGACAAGTACCTG CTCTTCAACCTTTCAGAGAAAAGACATGACCTGACCCGCCTAAACCCCAAG GTCCAGGACTTCGGCTGGCCTGAGCTGCATGCGCCCCCGCTGGACAAGCTGTGCTCCATCTGCAAAGCCATGGAGACGTGGCTCAGCGCCGACCCGCAGCATGTAGTCGTACTGTACTGCAAG GGGAGCAAGGGCAAGCTTGGCGTCATCGTCTCTGCCTATATGCACTACAGCAAGATCTCTGCAGG GGCGGACCAGGCGCTGGCTACTCTTACCATGCGGAAGTTCTGTGAGGACAAGGTGGCCGCGGAGCTGCAGCCCTCCCAGCGCCG GTACATCAGCTACTTCAGTGGTCTGCTGTCCGGCTCCATCAGAATGAACAGCAGCCCTCTCTTCCTGCACTATGTGCTCGTGCCCATGCTGCCAGCCTTTGAACCTGGCACAG GCTTCCAGCCCTTCCTGAAGATCTACCAGTCCATGCAGCTTGTCTACACATCAGGAATCTA tcACGTTGCAGGCCCAGGTCCCCAGCAGCTTTGCATTAGCCTGGAGCCAGCCCTCCTCCTGAAAGGCGATGTCATG GTGACATGCTATCACAAGGCTAGCCGGGGGACAGACCGGACCCTTGTGTTCCGAGTCCAGTTCCACACATGCACCATCCATGGACCACGGCTCGCCTTCCCCAAGGATCAGCTGGACGAGGCCTGGACTG ACGAGAGGTTCCCCTTCCAAGCATCCGTGGAGTTTGTCTTCTCCTCCAGCCCAGAGAAGATCAAAG GCAGCACCCCACGGAATGACCCTTCAGTCTCTGTTGACTACAACACTGCGGAGCCCGCTGTGCGCTGGGACTCCTATGAGAACTTCAACCAGCACCATGAGGACAGCGTGGACG ACTCCCCCACCCATACCCTGGGACCCCTGGATGGCAGTCCATATGCCCAGGTGCAGCGGGCCCCCCGCCAGGCTCTGCCGGCGCCCTCTCCGGAACCACCTCCACCCCCGCTGCTCTCTGTCAGCAGCGACTCTGGCCACTCATCCACGCTGACCACGGAGCCGGCCACCGAGTCCCCTGGCCGGCCGCCCCCGACGGCTGCTGAACGGCAGGAGCTCGATCGCCTCCTGGGAGGCTGCGGAGTGGCCAGTGGGGGCCGGGGAGCTGGGCGCGAGACGGCCATCCTCGATGACGAAGAGCAGCCCCCCGCGGGTGGAGGCCCCCACCTCGGAATGTACGCAGGCCACAGACCTGGCCTTAGCCGCCACTGCTCCTGCCGCCAGGGCTACCGGGAACCCTGCGGGGTCCCCAATGGGGGCTACTATCGGCCAGAGGGAACCCTGGAGAGGCGGCGGCTGGCCTATGCAGGCTATGAGGGCCCCCCCCAGGGCTATGCTGAGGCCTCCGTGGAGAAGAGGCGCCTCTGCCGATCGCTGTCCGAGGGGCCCTACCCCTACCCACCTGAGCTGGGGAAACCAGCCAACGGGGACTTTGGCTACCGCTCCCCAGGCTACCGGGAGGTGGTGATCCTGGAGGACCCCGGGCTGCCTGCCCTGTGCTCATGCCCCGCTTGCGAGGAGAAGCTGGCAGTGCCCACAGCAGCCCTCTATGGGCTGCGGCTGGAGAGGGAGGCCGGAGAGGGGTGGGCGACTGAGGCTGGCAAGCCTCTCTTACACCCGGTGCGGCCTGGGCACCCGCTGCCCCTGCTGGTGCCTGCCTGCGGGCATCACCATGCCCCGATGCCTGACTACAGCTGCCTGAAGCCACCCAAAGCAGGCGAGGAAGGGCATGAGGGCTGCTCCTACACCATGTGCCCTGAAGGCAGGTATGGGCATCCAGGGTACCCTGCCCTGGTGACATACGGCTATGGAGGAGCAGTTCCCAGTTACTGCCCGGCCTACGGCCGGGTGCCTCACAGCTGCGGGTCTCCAGGCGAGGGCAGAGGGTATCCCAGCTCCGGTGCCCACTCCCCACGGGCTGGCTCCATTTCCCCGGGCAGCCCGCCCTACCCCCAATCCAGGAAGCTGAGCTACGAGATccctgcagaggagggagggaacaggtATCCGCTGCCCGGGCACCTGGCCCCAGCAGGACCCTTGGCATCTGCAG AGTCGCCTGAGCCAGTGTCCTGGAGGGAGGGCCCCAGCGGACACAGCACCCTGCCTCGGTCTCCCCGAGATGCCCAGGGCAGTGCCTCTTCTGAGTTGTCTGGTCCCTCCACGCCCCTGCACACCAGCAGCCCAGTCCAGGGCAAGGAGAG CACCCGACGGCAGGACACCCGGTCCCCGACCTTGGCGCCCACTCAGAGACTGAGTCCTGGTGAGGCTGTGCCATCTGTTTCCCAGGGAGGCGCTGAAAAGGCTCCAGAGCTGCCGGCAAGAAGTGGGCCTGAgcctccagcccctggcccctTCTCGCCAGCCTCCCCACCCAGCTCACCCAATGACTGGCCTCAAGAGAAAAGCCCAGGGTGCCACTCGGACAGTGCCAGTCCAAGGGGCTCTGTGCCCACCACACTGCCCGGCCTCCGCCATGCCCCTTGGCAGGGACTTCGAGACCCCCCAGACAGCCCGGATGGGTCCCCACTCACTCCTGTGCCTACCCAGATGCCCTGGCTTGTGGCCAGCCCAGAGCCACCTCAGAGCTCACCTACACCTGCCTTCCCACTGGCTGCATCTTATGACATCAatggccccacccagcccccacttCCCGAGAAACGCCACCTGTTGGGGCCTGGGCAACAGCCAGGAccctggggcccagagcaggcaTCACCACCAGCCAGAGGCACCAGTCACCATGTCACCTTTGCACCTCTGCTCCTGGATaatgccccccaacccccag AGCCCCCTATGCAAGAGAGCCAGAGCAACGTCAAGTTTGTCCAGGATACGTCCAAGTTCTGGTACAAACCACACCTGTCCCGTGACCAAG CCATCGCCCTGCTGAAGGACAAGGACCCTGGGGCATTCCTGATCAGGGACAGTCATTCATTCCAAGGAGCCTACGGACTGGCTCTCAAGGTGGCTACACCCCCACCCAGCGCCCAGCCCTGGAAAG GGGATCCCTTGGAACAGCTGGTCCGCCATTTTCTCATTGAGACTGGGCCCAAGGGGGTGAAGATCAAGGGCTGCCCCAGCGAGCCCTACTTTG GCAGCCTGTCGGCCCTGGTCTCCCAGCACTCCATCTCCCCGCTGTCCCTGCCCTGCTGCCTGCGCATTCCCAGCAAAG ATCCTCTGGAGGAGGCCCCAGAGGCCCCAGTGCCCAGCAACATGAGCACAGCGGCAGACCTCCTGCGTCAGGGCGCCG CCTGCAGCGTGCTCTACCTGACCTCAGTGGAGACCGAGTCACTGACAGGCCCCCAGGCGGTGGCGCGGGCCAGCTCCGCAGCTCTGAGCTGCAGTCCCCGCCCGACACCTGCCGTTGTCCACTTCAAGGTCTCAGCCCAGGGCATCACGCTGACGGACAACCAAAGGAA GCTCTTCTTTCGCCGCCATTATCCAGTGAACAGCATCACCTTCTCCAGCACTGACCCTCAGGACCGGAG ATGGACCAACCCTGACGGGACCACCTCCAA GATCTTTGGTTTCGTGGCCAAGAAGCCAGGAAGCCCCTGGGAGAATGTGTGTCACCTCTTCGCAGAGCTTGACCCAGATCAGCCTGCAGGCGCCATCGTCACCTTCATCACCAAAGTTCTACTGGGCcagagaaaatga